In Strigops habroptila isolate Jane chromosome 6, bStrHab1.2.pri, whole genome shotgun sequence, a single genomic region encodes these proteins:
- the RFX6 gene encoding DNA-binding protein RFX6, whose amino-acid sequence MAKGPEQEDAFLHLPVAQAVPSAAQEDCYEDLLPYAEEGLCAAAGAERGLPKPALPAGIKAGTSRGAGSALVAACGQGGCGQPGRVAAGGRSNCRCCSGSCLGRPGPSGSGGQGGRLNGRLRRRSRVGRRRLLPDRNDALGFLFLFSRRRSETRFNSEALSSEEEDADTRDGALKAADQCPSAKRSVAQIMKDKKKQTQLTLQWLEENYIVCEGVCLPRCILYAHYLDFCRKEKLEPACAATFGKTIRQKFPLLTTRRLGTRGHSKYHYYGIGIKESSAYYHSVYSGKGLTRFSGSKLKNEGGFTRKYSLSSKTGTLLPEFPSAQHLLLQGCISKDKVDTLIMMYKTHCQCVLDNAINGNFEEIQHFLLHFWQGMPDHLLPLLENPIIVDIFCVCDSILYKVLTDVLIPATMQEMPESLLADIRNFAKNWEQWVVSSLENLPENLADKKLPIARRFVSSLKRQTSFLHLAQIARPALFDQHVVNSMVSDIEKVDLNSIASQALLAVSGSTDSDGEVYSEYDSVTVFQELKDLLKKNATVESFIEWLDTVVEQRVIKASKQNGRSLKKRAQDFLLKWSFFGARVMHNLTLNNASSFGSFHLIRMLLDEYILLAMETQFNNDKEQELQNLLDKYMKNLDASKATFTASPSSCFLANRNKAAPLSSDTSVKNECLAEQTYVSLSASQPSSVASGLNPFTAGDSENMHLTGQMELSQSTGHLMTPPISPAMVSRGSVINQGPMAVRPPSVGPVLSTHSQCSSYSEPLYQTLSQTNQNYCGNNSNYQTMFRTQAHSTSGVYHHRAEHSRFSALSEQQFSRDYFSNSCAVSPYNARSPSSYGPSSMSQDTHNMQFLNSGSFNFLSNSVSTCPGAAYPANASNGYYGNNINYPESHRLGTMVDQHVSVISSVSSIRSLPSYNDIHDPLNILDDSGRKQAGSYYAESSPSITCRTPMSSNMQTTSSQCMYGTPGQFPSQENLEPHGPPSRDIVSSLPPINTVFMGAAAGGT is encoded by the exons ATGGCCAAGGGACCCGAGCAAGAGGACGCCTTCCTGCACCTCCCTGTCGCGCAGGCCGTGCCCTCCGCCGCGCAGGAGGACTGCTACGAGGACTTGCTGCCCTACGCCGAGGAGGGGTTGTGTGCCGCGGCGGGCGCCGAGAGGGGGCTCCCGAAGCCGGCGCTGCCCGCCGGCATCAAGGCAGGTACGAGCCGGGGTGCCGGCAGCGCGCTCGTCGCAGCCTGCGGGCAGGGCGGGTGCGGGCAGCCCGGGCGAGTAGCGGCGGGCGGGCGCTCGAACTGTCGGTGCTGCTCGGGGTCCTGCCTCGGGCGGCCCGGCCCCTCCGGCAGCGGCGGGCAGGGCGGCCGGTTAAACGGGCGCCTGCGGCGCCGCAGCCGCGTCGGGAGGAGGCGGCTGCTGCCGGACCGTAACGATGCTCTTGGGTTTCTCTTCTTGTTCTCCCGCCGGCGCTCAGAAACACGCTTTAACAGCGAAGCCCTGTCCTCGGAAGAAGAGGATGCAGACACTCGCGACGGCGCACTGAAAGCTGCGGACCAGTGCCCGTCTGCGAAGAGGAGCGTCGCGCAGATcatgaaggacaagaagaagCAGACGCAGCTCACCCTGCAGTG GCTGGAAGAAAACTACATTGTCTGTGAAGGAGTTTGTTTACCAAGATGCATCCTATATGCACATTATTTAGACttctgcagaaaagagaagttggaacctgcctgtgctgcaaCTTTTGGGAAG accATTCGCCAGAAATTCCCTCTCCTTACCACAAGGCGGCTTGGAACAAGAGGCCATTCAAA gTATCACTATTATGGAATTGGCATTAAAGAAAGCAGTGCATACTACCACTCTGTGTATTCTGGAAAAGGCTTAACCAG gttCTCTGGAAGCAAGTTAAAGAACGAG GGTGGTTTCACTCGTAAATATTCTCTGAGTTCCAAAACTGGGACTCTCCTCCCAGAGTTTCCAAGTGCTCAACACCTTTTGCTTCAAGGGTGCATTTCTAAAGACAAG GTAGATACTCTTATCATGATGTACAAGACACACTGTCAGTGTGTCCTTGACAATGCAATTAATGGGAACTTCGAAGAG ATTCAGCATTTCTTATTACATTTTTGGCAAGGAATGCCTGACCATCTTCTTCCCCTGCTTGAAAATCCCATCATCGTTGACATCTTCTGCGTTTGTGACTCAATACTGTACAAG GTCCTTACAGATGTACTTATCCCTGCAACAATGCAAGAAATGCCAGAAAG ttTACTGGCAGATATAAGAAATTTTGCAAAAAATTGGGAACAGTGGGTTGTTTCCTCTTTGGAAAATCTACCAGAAAATCTGGCAGATAAGAAACTGCCTATTGCACGAAGATTTGTTTCGTCCCTGAAACGACAGACATCATTCCTACACCTAGCACAG ATTGCTCGGCCAGCTCTTTTTGATCAGCATGTGGTGAATTCCATGGTGTCGGACATTGAAAAGGTTGATTTGAATAGTATTGCCTCTCAGGCACTCCTTGCAGTCTCAGGGAGCACAGACTCTGATGGAGAGGTCTACAGTGAAT ATGACTCTGTTACAGTGTTCCAAGAACTGAAGGACCTTCTAAAGAAGAATGCCACTGTGGAATCATTTATTGAATGGTTGGATACTGTGGTTGAGCAAAGGGTTATCAAG GCGAGCAAGCAAAATGGGAGGTCATTAAAGAAGAGAGCTCAAGACTTCCTTCTCAAATGGAGTTTTTTCGGTGCTCGAGTGATGCATAATCTAACTCTAAACAACGCATCAAGTTTTG gTTCTTTTCATTTGATCCGCATGCTACTAGATGAGTACATCCTGCTTGCCATGGAGACACAGTTCAACAATGACAAAGAACAAGAACTCCAAAATCTACTGGACAAATACATGAAGAATTTAG ACGCAAGCAAAGCCACCTTTACCGCATCACCGAGCTCTTGCTTCCTAGCAAATCGTAACAAAGCTGCTCCTCTGTCCAGCGACACTTCAGTCAAAAATGAGTGTCTAGCAGAGCAAACTTACGTGTCCTTGTCAGCTAGTCAGCCCAGCAGTGTAGCTTCTGGTCTGAATCCTTTCACTGCAGGAGACAGTGAGAACATGCATCTGACAG GTCAGATGGAACTGTCTCAAAGCACTGGTCACCTGATGACTCCACCCATTTCACCAGCCATGGTCAGCCGAGGAAGTGTTATCAACCAGGGGCCAATGGCTGTGAGACCTCCAAGTGTAGGTCCAGTGTTATCCACACATTCACAGTGCTCTTCCTATTCAGAACCCCTTTAccagacattgtcacaaactaATCAGAATTACTGTGGAAACAATTCCAATTACCAGACGATGTTCAGAACTCAGGCCCATTCTACTTCAGGAGTTTACcaccacagagcagagcacagtcGCTTCAGTGCCTTGAGTGAACAGCAGTTCTCCAGAGACTACTTCAGCAACAGTTGTGCTGTGTCTCCATACAACGCCAGATCCCCTTCCAGCTATGGTCCCTCATCCATGTCTCAGGACACACACAATATGCAGTTTCTGAATTCTGGgagttttaatttcttgagCAACTCGGTGTCTACATGCCCAGGAGCAGCATATCCTGCTAATGCTTCCAACg GGTATTATGGAAACAATATAAATTATCCCGAATCTCACAGACTTGGAACAATGGTGGATCAACATGTTTCTGTAATCAGCAGTGTAAGCAGCATTCGATCATTGCCATCATACAATGATATACATGATCCGCTGAATATCTTGGATGacagtggaagaaaacaagcaggCTCATACTACGCAGAGTCCTCACCTTCAATCACCTGTCGGACTCCTATGT CTTCAAACATGCAAACCACATCTTCCCAGTGCATGTATGGAACACCTGGTCAGTTCCCTTCTCAGGAAAATCTGGAGCCCCATGGCCCACCAAGCAGAGATATAGTGTCATCTTTACCACCAATCAACACTGTATTCAtgggagcagctgctggaggaactTAA